AACCGAGCAATAATAATTATTTCAATGTGTAACATTTCGATCGCACAGCACAGAGGCGCAGCATCTTGATGAATTCGCAGATGACAACATTCGTCAACTCAACCTACCAATATCAAGTCGGAGGATATTTGCCTGCCGGTGCGCCCACCTATGTCAGGCGATCGGCAGACAGCGAACTCTACCAAGGACTCAAAGCCGGACAATTCTGCTACGTGTTGAGTGCGCCGCAAATGGGAAAGTCCAGCCTGCTAGTGCAAACGGCAAAAAGGTTGCAAGCAGAAGGTATAGCTTTTGCCGCCGTCAACCTCAAAAGCATTAGCAGCCCAGAAATCACCCTCGAAAAATGGTATGGCGCGATCGTGTACCGCATGGCCAGCAGCTTGCGCCTCACAAACAAGTTTGACGCCATCAAGTGGTGGAACGATCGCGAACTGCTATCGCCGGTGCAGCGATTCGAGATATTTATCGAAAAAGTTTTGCTCAAGTCAATTCGGCAAAATTTAGTCATTTTGATAGATGACATTGACAGCACCAGCAGTCTAAATTTCAGTACCAGCGATTTTTTTGCCTCGATCCGCGGCTGTTACTCCAAGCGAGCAGAACAACCAGAATACGATCGCCTAACTTTTGCCGTTTTCGGAGTAGCAGCCCCGTCAGAATTGATCCGAGATCCAAGCCGCAACCCTTTTAATATTGGACGAGCGATTAATCTCAGTCGATTGCAACTGCACGAAAGTTTGCCGCTAGCCAAAGGATTGGCACTCAAAGCTTTTCGCCCCCAAAAAGTGCTGCAAGCAATATTAGCTTGGACGGGCGGTCAACCATTTCTGACTCAAAAGCTTTGCTACTTGCTACTGGAATACGGGCCGTTTATTGGCAGAAATTGCGAAGCCCAGCAGGTAAAAAGACTGCTCAAACACAGAATTATTAAAGATTGGGAAGAACAAGACGAACCCCAACATTTGACAGCTATTCGCGATCGCCTTGAACACAGCCGCTGCGACTTCACCAAACTGTTAACGCTCTACCAGCAAATTTTGCAGCCGCCCGACCCAGAAAAACCGGGACAAAAGCCGGGAGTACCTGCCGATTACTCTCCCGAACAAATCGAATTGCAACTGTCAGGACTCGTAGTTAAATCTCAGGGTCAATTAATAGTTGCTAACCAACTTTATCAATCAGTTTTAAATCAGTTCTGGGTGGAAAAAGAACTGGGAAATTTGGCTCCGTACCGCGAGGCGCTGGCAGCATGGCTGGCTTCTGATCGCCAAGATGAATCGCAGTTACTCACCGGAGAAAGCTTGCAGTCAGCTTTGGATTGGGCGGCAAATAAACAATTAAGCCAAGAACACTATTGGTTCTTGAATCCCGGAACTTTTGAGGAACAACCGACAGTCGCCGTCGCAGAAGTGGCACAGAGCATTCCAGACACCGATGCAGACAGCAGTATTCTCACCCCGCCCTCAGATACCCTGCCAATTGGCAGCAACGAACAGAGATTGTACGATCACATTGTCTCCTGCGTGGACACAGAATCCCCCGCACAGGTAATCGAGCGTTTCCGCAAGCTATTTATCGACGGTATGGGCTATCCCGATCGCGAAATTGAAGCAACTTTGTACAGTATAATCTCCGTCAAGCGATCGGATCGCGAGTTTAAATATATCCTCCACCGCTGCTGCTACATCCCCATCAACCGCTGGCAATTGCACTCACATAACAAATTGGCGATCGCCAATTTAGTAGCTTTATTTAAACAAACTTCTCCTCGATTCGGGATGGAATTTTACATAGTCAAGCGCTTGCAAGAACAAATAGCATTCTTTACTAAAAGTGAAGAATTCCAAACCCTAGAGCGCTTAGTAAAAGCCGTAGAGCAAGAACCACAACCGCAGAAACAAGATAGTCATTCTCCCTTGGGCGAATTGATTTGTCGGTATCCTTATTTGTACGGTCATTCTCTGCTGAGCAAGGACAGCATTGAGGAAGACCAGCAAACAATCAAAAAATTGGAAATTCAACGACAGCGACAATTTGAAAATAATTTGTCTCAATATTTAAATTATTTGGTAGAGCCGAGAAATACAGAAATAGGAATTGTGCAGTCGGCGCCAAATCCAACTCTTTTGAACGATGCGGAACTGCACTTTGCTGTTAGGGAATTTGCCGGGAAAGTAGAAGGCGATCGCAGTTACAAAGAATCAGCTCAATTTTTCCTGAGAGACGCCAGACAAACCCCATCTTACAGCGCCTTTAAACAAGATTTATATGAATACTTAATATCCTCAGTTGAAGCAGAATACGGTGGGCGTCAATTTAATGACCGCCTGTACAAGCATATCAAAAATACCTTGCCAGAAAACGACTCGGTGAAATTAAATAATATATTGTTAGCTCGGACTTGCAACCAACTGTTTAACTTCCTAGTAGTGGAAAATTCCCAACATCCCAGCCACTACGTTTTTTACGATTTGGTGTACAACCTCGGCCCCAGCCGGACAATGGGTTTACTCCTGAAAATCGTACTGCTTTCGGGCAAAGTAAAACCCGAGTTGGAAAAGCGATTTTCTATTTTATTCAATCACTATGAAGGTAAAGTTTCTGATGAAGTTATGTGGTTTGTAAAATCATTAGAAAATTTAAATGTGGCTTTTGTGATTAATTTTAGCAATTCGGATTTGTCTTTGGTTAAACATCATCTTATTTTGAATTGAAAAATAACGATGAACTGTAAGCTGTCGCGCATTGAAATTACATATTCGGTACGCTGCTCGGAGCAACGTACCACTCATTGTTTGATTGATTTTTCATACACAATTTAAATGTAGAACAGCTTATTGTATTGAAATGATGTATTCTAGGGTGCGTCA
Above is a genomic segment from Microcoleus sp. bin38.metabat.b11b12b14.051 containing:
- a CDS encoding AAA-like domain-containing protein, whose protein sequence is MTTFVNSTYQYQVGGYLPAGAPTYVRRSADSELYQGLKAGQFCYVLSAPQMGKSSLLVQTAKRLQAEGIAFAAVNLKSISSPEITLEKWYGAIVYRMASSLRLTNKFDAIKWWNDRELLSPVQRFEIFIEKVLLKSIRQNLVILIDDIDSTSSLNFSTSDFFASIRGCYSKRAEQPEYDRLTFAVFGVAAPSELIRDPSRNPFNIGRAINLSRLQLHESLPLAKGLALKAFRPQKVLQAILAWTGGQPFLTQKLCYLLLEYGPFIGRNCEAQQVKRLLKHRIIKDWEEQDEPQHLTAIRDRLEHSRCDFTKLLTLYQQILQPPDPEKPGQKPGVPADYSPEQIELQLSGLVVKSQGQLIVANQLYQSVLNQFWVEKELGNLAPYREALAAWLASDRQDESQLLTGESLQSALDWAANKQLSQEHYWFLNPGTFEEQPTVAVAEVAQSIPDTDADSSILTPPSDTLPIGSNEQRLYDHIVSCVDTESPAQVIERFRKLFIDGMGYPDREIEATLYSIISVKRSDREFKYILHRCCYIPINRWQLHSHNKLAIANLVALFKQTSPRFGMEFYIVKRLQEQIAFFTKSEEFQTLERLVKAVEQEPQPQKQDSHSPLGELICRYPYLYGHSLLSKDSIEEDQQTIKKLEIQRQRQFENNLSQYLNYLVEPRNTEIGIVQSAPNPTLLNDAELHFAVREFAGKVEGDRSYKESAQFFLRDARQTPSYSAFKQDLYEYLISSVEAEYGGRQFNDRLYKHIKNTLPENDSVKLNNILLARTCNQLFNFLVVENSQHPSHYVFYDLVYNLGPSRTMGLLLKIVLLSGKVKPELEKRFSILFNHYEGKVSDEVMWFVKSLENLNVAFVINFSNSDLSLVKHHLILN